One part of the Asterias amurensis chromosome 11, ASM3211899v1 genome encodes these proteins:
- the LOC139943702 gene encoding 5-demethoxyubiquinone hydroxylase, mitochondrial-like: MNVSHLRSITCSICRTCHLHRAKATSRTSLVARPASSQATTSALLDRIIRVDHAGELGADRIYAGQMAVLGKTAVGPVIQEMWDQEKHHRETFERLIPEHRVRPTVLLPIWNIAGFALGAGTALLGKEGAMACTVAVEETIGGHYNKQIRQLLDDDPVKHAELLKTIQQFRDEELEHLDKGLEHDAEQAPMYSALSNVIKAGCSAAIWLSERI, encoded by the exons ATGAATGTTTCCCATCTACGTTCAATAACTTGCTCCATTTGCCGAACCTGTCATCTTCATAGAGCCAAAGCCACCAGTAGAACATCCCTAGTAGCGAGACCTGCCAGCTCACAGGCAACGACCAGTGCTCTGCTGGATCGCATTATCCGTGTCGATCATGCTGGAGAATTAGGGGCAGATAGAATCTATGCTGGTCAAATGGCTGTGTTGGGTAAAACTGCAGTGGGACCCGTCATACAG gaaaTGTGGGACCAGGAGAAGCATCACAGGGAAACATTTGAACGTTTGATCCCAGAGCATCGAGTCAGACCAACAGTTTTACTTCCCATCTGGAATATTGCTGGCTTTGCTTTAG GTGCTGGTACAGCTCTATTGGGGAAGGAAGGAGCAATGGCATGTACAGTGGCTGTAGAGGAGACTATTGGTGGACACTACAATAA ACAAATCCGACAACTTCTTGATGATGATCCTGTAAAGCATGCAGAGTTATTGAAGACTATCCAACAATTCAGAGATGAAGAATTAGAACACCTGGATAAGGGGCTGGAGCACGATGCTGAACAG GCTCCGATGTACTCTGCACTCTCTAACGTCATCAAAGCTGGATGCTCAGCTGCAATCTGGCTCTCTGAGAGGATATGA